GTTGGGTCGGAAGTCGGGGGATATCTCGGCGTCGGTGAATTCCTGGGCCAGGGCCGTGCGGTTGACGACCAGGCGCTGGGCCCGGCGGGTGAGGCCCTCGGCCGCGGCCAGGCCGCGCTGCACGCCGGGGCTCATGCTGAGCCGGTCGCAGGCCCCGAGCAGGAGGCCGGTCGCGCCCAGCAGCAGGCGTCGAGAGACGGTCATGGCTGGGCTCCGACCCGGATGGCGAAGCGGCCGGTGATCATCGCACGCAGGCTGTTGACGGGCCCGGAGACCAGCACCATCAGCACGTGGACCACCACGAAGGCCACGATCAGGCCGGCCGAGATGAAATGCAGGGTGCGCGCCGACTGCCGGCCGCCGAACAGCTCCGGCAGCCAGGGGAACCCCGCGTTCAGGCCGGGCGACATAGACAGCCCTGTGGCGACCATGGCCGGCAGCAGAACGAAGATCACCGCCAGATAGGTCAGCTTCTGCAGGGCGTTGTAGCGCCGCGCCTCTTCGCCCTTGGGGAAGCGCAGGCGAGCGTGGTCGGCGATCTCGCGCAGCAGATGCCGGGGCTTGAGCTGGTCGCGCTCGGGCAGCAGGTCGCGCCTGACGTGCCCATTCACGAGACTGCCCGCCAGGTAGACCAGGCCGTTCAGCGCGAAAAGCCAGGCGAAGAAGAAGTGCCAGCGCCGGCCCGAGGCCAGGTCGCGGTAGCCCGGCAGGGTCGCCCAGGACGGGAAGCCCCGCGCCTCCTGGGCCCCCGGTTCGCCCGAAAGTCCGAACAACCCTGTGGTCTGCAGGGTGAGGTCGCCGATCCTGGTGATCCCGACCCGTTCCCCGCCCAGCTCCTTGGCCTGCATCGCCGCCCAGGGCTCGGCGAACACCGCCACATCGCCCCAGTAGAGCGCCGGATGGGCGTTGAAGATCTGCAGGCCGCTGCCCAGCAGCACCAGCATGGCCAGCAGGTTGATCCAGTGGGTGACCCGCGTGACCAGGGCGTGGCGACGGACCAGCACCTCTGCTGACGGGGGATCGGACATCGGGCTTCCTCTCGGCGGTGGAGCTTGCCACGCCGCAGATACGGCCGCCATCGCTCAGCAGATGCCCTGGCGCGCGCGCCGAACCGTCCCTAAGGTCGCCGCCGCAATCGGGGGGCGATCACGTGACAAGCCAAGGCGTCGAGGTCTGGAGCGGCGGCGTCAATACGTGGGAATGCGACGAGATGGGCCACCTGAACGTCCGGTTCTGGGTGGCCAAGGCCTTGGAAGGCCTGGCCGGCCTTGCCGCGACGCTGGGCATGCCGCACGCTTTCGCCCCCCACGCCCAGGCGACGCTGGCGATCCGCGAGCTCCACATGCGCTTCCTGCGCGAGGCTCGCGCCGGGGCCTGGCTGCAGGCGACCGGCGGTGTGGTCGAGATCGGCGACAGCGACGCGCGCCTGCTGGTGATCCTGTGTCACGCCTCGGGAGAACCCGCCGCCACGTTCCAGTTCCGGGTCGACCACGCCACCGCAGCCGATCTGCGGCCCTTCCCCTGGCCCGAGCGGATACGGCAAAGGGCCGAGGCCCTCCATGTCGAGGTCCCGGCCCATGCGGCGGCGCGCAGCGTCGACCTCGACCCGGTGGAGCCGACCGCCAGCCTGGCGCGGGCCGACGAGCTTGGCCTGATGCGCATAGGCCTGGGCGTCGTCGGGCCGTCGGAGTGCGACGTGTTCGGCCGCATGAGCGCCGAGCGGTTCATCGGCCGGGTCTCGGATGGGATCACCCGGTTGTTCGGCGAGGATCGGCCGGGGCCGGATCCCGTCCCCGGTGAGCCACCGCCCAGCCTGGGCGGAGCCGTGCTGGAGTATAGGGTGCTCTATCTGGACTGGCCCAAGGCCGGGGACGGCGTCGAGTTGCGCTCGGGGATCGCCGACAGCACCCCGCGCACCCGCCGCGCGGTCCACTGGATGGTCGATCCCTTGAGCGGCCGTCCGTGGGCGAGCTCGGAGGCCATCGCCATCACCTTCGACCTCGACAAGCGAAAGATCGTCGACATCGGCGCCCAGGCGCAGGCGGCGTTCGTCGCCCGGTTGACGCCGGGTCTGGCGCTCTAGGTCGCCGCCGCCCATGCGCGATGATCTCGACCAGCTGGCGTTCCGGTCCCTCGACTCGCTGGAGGGCGCGCCGCCCTGGTCGGCGCAGCCCGAGGGCCGGCCGCCCAGCCTGCTGGCCCGGGCGCGCCGCTATACGCCGGGCCTGATCATCGCCGGGCTGGTGGCGCTGGCGGCGCAGTGGCTGTCGGAGCACTACGGGGCGCCGGTCATGCTGTTCGCCCTGCTGCTTGGCATGGCGGTGAACTTCACCGGCGACGACCCCCGCTGCCGCCCGGGCCTGGATTTCGCCGCCCGTCACGTCCTGCGGATCGGGGTCGCCCTGCTGGGCATGCGGATCACCCTGGATCAGGTTCGGACCCTGGGACTGGAAACCCTGCTGCTCACCGCCGCTGCCGTGCTCCTGACCATCCTGGTCGGCTGGAGCCTGGCGCGCGCCATGAAGCTGCGCGGCCCCCTGGGAGTGCTGATAGGCGGCGCGGTGGCGATCTGCGGCGCCTCGGCGGCCCTGGCCATCGCCGCCTGCCTGCCGCGCAGCGAGACCCATGATCGCGACGTCGTGCTCACCGTCGTCGGCGTGACCACGCTCTCGACCGTGGCCATGGTGGCCTAT
This genomic stretch from Phenylobacterium sp. LH3H17 harbors:
- a CDS encoding cytochrome b/b6 domain-containing protein, with amino-acid sequence MSDPPSAEVLVRRHALVTRVTHWINLLAMLVLLGSGLQIFNAHPALYWGDVAVFAEPWAAMQAKELGGERVGITRIGDLTLQTTGLFGLSGEPGAQEARGFPSWATLPGYRDLASGRRWHFFFAWLFALNGLVYLAGSLVNGHVRRDLLPERDQLKPRHLLREIADHARLRFPKGEEARRYNALQKLTYLAVIFVLLPAMVATGLSMSPGLNAGFPWLPELFGGRQSARTLHFISAGLIVAFVVVHVLMVLVSGPVNSLRAMITGRFAIRVGAQP
- a CDS encoding thioesterase family protein, whose translation is MTSQGVEVWSGGVNTWECDEMGHLNVRFWVAKALEGLAGLAATLGMPHAFAPHAQATLAIRELHMRFLREARAGAWLQATGGVVEIGDSDARLLVILCHASGEPAATFQFRVDHATAADLRPFPWPERIRQRAEALHVEVPAHAAARSVDLDPVEPTASLARADELGLMRIGLGVVGPSECDVFGRMSAERFIGRVSDGITRLFGEDRPGPDPVPGEPPPSLGGAVLEYRVLYLDWPKAGDGVELRSGIADSTPRTRRAVHWMVDPLSGRPWASSEAIAITFDLDKRKIVDIGAQAQAAFVARLTPGLAL
- a CDS encoding YeiH family protein, with protein sequence MRDDLDQLAFRSLDSLEGAPPWSAQPEGRPPSLLARARRYTPGLIIAGLVALAAQWLSEHYGAPVMLFALLLGMAVNFTGDDPRCRPGLDFAARHVLRIGVALLGMRITLDQVRTLGLETLLLTAAAVLLTILVGWSLARAMKLRGPLGVLIGGAVAICGASAALAIAACLPRSETHDRDVVLTVVGVTTLSTVAMVAYPALVALLGLGDVAAGVFFGATIHDVAQVVGAGYSVSPQAGDTATIVKLFRVALLLPAVVIISLIYRSALIEAGPRAAQPPLVPAFLIAFAVLVAANSTGVVPAAITGPVSDASRWCLVAAISALGAKTALGDLARVGWRPILVLVGATAFIAVLVLAGLVALGR